The genomic region ACGAGGCCAACTTATCGAAAGATGGACATTGCTTCAGTTCATACCACTTTTCGATAGGTGCTTGTTAGATCCTATTAAGCTTTTCTGCTACAATGATAGGATTTGTTTTTGCTATTGCATTCTGACCAGCAATCCTAGAATCAAACGGGCAGTTGTGTTTGTCTGAATAATGATGAACTGCGCAGAAAAGATGACCACATTTGCAACTGAACCCCGTTAATCCCACACGCTTACGACAAGCTGTGCACTTTTTCAAACCCTCTTTTGACTTCACTTGTGAAATCTGAGAGGCTAAATCAGCAGATGCAACCGCGGCACCTGCAAGAGCAAGTTCTGATTCATCGCTGCTTAAGCTTCTGCGTACGACGTCTTTGCTGGATGCAGTTGCAAGCTTTTCATGTTCCTGCTTTAGTAGTATCATGTCCTTTTGACATTTGGAACACATATTCATCGTAGCTGCACTACCCAAAAAATCACAGTCGTTGATGCAGAGGACGGGGTCTTCTAGAGCTCGACAAGCTATCTCTTTAGATGACTCCATTTCTGTAGTTAACAAGTCAAGTTCAACACCCcaagtgtcacgcctcaaatcctattggggcggactggcactcgtaaccgaggaggcccgggagaaccagctcatcaCCTTATACTTCCcgtgcatacctctatgacaatccaaaattcggacagcatcatatcTCATATAAACAGAAATaatgtataagctcgagcacatatatatatatgtatatacaatacttggccattggatccatcacgtctattaacaaaacaccaccttgactgtacattaggtctacaaagcctctagacaatacacagagtttaactaaggtcgggacacacccctccatataactaacttctatacaataccaaaagtgactggatataacacggaaagctccgaagcaaactggagctcaccaaaagcagctggatatcctgactcctacttgtgcggtgtatgagctgaggtacctgcgcctacagcatgaaatgcaggtcccccctGGGGgatgtcagtacaaaatatgtactgagtatgtaaagctgtatatgattacatatgatataggagcgtaataaaaattagaaacaagtgaataaatcgtaattggagtggaccacacttactagaacttgtgacaacctgtacattgtatttattcaatcactttaccttcgttctta from Capsicum annuum cultivar UCD-10X-F1 unplaced genomic scaffold, UCD10Xv1.1 ctg70608, whole genome shotgun sequence harbors:
- the LOC124894150 gene encoding zinc finger A20 and AN1 domain-containing stress-associated protein 8-like codes for the protein MESSKEIACRALEDPVLCINDCDFLGSAATMNMCSKCQKDMILLKQEHEKLATASSKDVVRRSLSSDESELALAGAAVASADLASQISQVKSKEGLKKCTACRKRVGLTGFSCKCGHLFCAVHHYSDKHNCPFDSRIAGQNAIAKTNPIIVAEKLNRI